In bacterium, the genomic window TCAGAGGAAGCCGTGAACTCGACGATCGATGATGAGTTCGACTACGAGCTCCCCGAAGCGTGCATCGCCCAGATCGCGGCTGAGCCGCGGGACGCCGCCAGGCTGCTGGGCCTGGAACGGAAGAGCGGAGAACTTCGCCATGGCCTGGTGAGCGACCTTCCGAACTGGCTGCGCGCCGGCGATCTGCTCGTGGGAAACGCAACCCGAGTCGAGCCGGCGCGGATGCGCGGCCACAAGGCCAGTGGAGGTGCGGCGGAAGCGCTCCTCCTGGGTGCTGCGGAGGGCGATGGCTATCGCGCATTGGTGCGCTGCTCGGGCCGGCTTCGCGTCGGCCTCGAGCTCGTCTTCGAGCGCGACGACCGAACGTGCACGGCCCGTGTCGAAAGCGTTGGCGAACGAGGCGAAGCCGTCCTGACGTTCGAGCTGGCGGAGGGCGAGAATCCCTATGGGTTCGGCGAAACCCCGCTGCCGCCCTACATCCGGCGTGCCACAGCGGACGCCCGCGATCCGGCTCGCTACCAGACCGTCTATGCCCGCAGCCCCGGTTCGGTCGCAGCCCCCACCGCGGGTCTGCATCTGACTCGCGATCTCCTGGCCCGGCTGGGCGAGGCCGACGTCGCGTGGGCCGAGGTGATCCTCCACGTGGGGCCCGGCACGTTCCGCCCCATCAGCCCGGAGAGTCTCGAGACGGGCGAGCTGCACGCAGAGCCCTACGAGCTACCGGATGCGACGGCTCGGGCGATCGAGGCCACCCGCCGCAGAGGAGGCCGGGTGATCGCGGTCGGGACCACCAGCTGTCGTGTGCTCGAAAGCTGCGGCCGTGAAGATGGCTGCGTCGATGCGGGCCGCGGCGAAACGAGGCTCTTCTTGCGGCCGGGTTCCCGCTTCCGGATCGTGGACGGGCTGCTGACGAACTTCCATCTTCCCAGGTCCTCCCTGTTGCTGCTCGTGGCCGCATTCGCCGGGCGAGACCACGTGCTGCGAGCCTATGCGGAGGCGATCGAAGCCGGCTACCGCTTCTATTCCTACGGCGATGCGATGCTCATCCAGTGAACCCGCTCCCTTTCGAACTCCAGGGCCAGGACGGAAACGCCCGAACAGGCCGCCTCACGACTCCCCACGGCGTCATCCAGACGCCCGCCTTCATGCCAGTCGCCACCTATGGCGCGGTTCGAGGGGTCGACGCGGTCGATCTGGAGAACCTGGGGGCCGAGATCGCGCTGAGCAATACCTATCACCTGCACGAACGGCCGGGGGAGGCGGTGATCGAAGGCCTCGGTGGTTTGCACGGTTTCACCGGCTGGCATCGGCCTTGGCTCACGGATAGCGGCGGCTTCCAGATCACCTCGCTCTCGGATCGCGTGAAAGTCGACGAAGACGGTGTGACGTTCTCATCGGCCCTCGACGGAACGCGGCGCCAGCTGACGCCCGAACGTGTCGTCGAGATCCAGGCCGCGCTGGGCTCCGATATCGCCATGGTGCTCGATGAGTGCGTACCCGAGGCGGTTGCCGATCCCGCGAGAGCAGCCTCGGCCCAGGCCCGGAGCCTTCGCTGGGCGGAGCGCGCCCGGCGCTCCCACGTGCGCAAGGACCAGGCCCTGTTCGGCATCATCCAGGGTGGCGCGACGGCCGCCCTGCGGCGGGAGAGCGCCCGGGAGACCGCGGCTCTTGGATTCGACGGCTATGCCCACGGCGGGCTCGGCCTGGGCGAAACGAACGACGACCGCCGCGAAGCCATCTGCGAGGCCCAGGCTGAGCTTCCGGACGCACGCCCCCGCTACTTGATGGGTCTCGGCAAGCCCGAGGATCTGGTGCGTGCCATCGATTGTGGTGTCGACCTGTTCGACTGCGTCGTACCGACGCGCCATGCGCGACATGGCCTGCTGTTCACCAGCCAGGGGCAGATCGTGGTGCGCAACGCGCGCTTCGCAAGGGACGAAAGCCCGCCCGATCCCGACTGCGATTGCCCGACGTGTGCCATGCATAGCCGGGCGTTCCTTCGCCACTTGCTCCGGAGCGGCGAGAGCCTCGGTGCCCGGTTGGCGAGCCTCCACAACCTGCGCTTCACGCTGCGGCTGATGGAACGGGCACGCGACGCGATCGCGCGGGGGCAATTCACCGCTCTTCGCGATGAGATCATCGCCCTGGCGGATCTCCGCCTCGGCTAGCGGCGACCCGGCCTGCCAAGGCCCCAAGAACGTGGAGCTTTCCTCAAGTTGGAATCGGGGAGCGCCGAATCCGGCTGCAGGAGGAGAGCGTTCCAAATGGCCGGATTGCAGCCGCGCCCTTCCATCAAACTGACGCCCAGGCTGCCGACGTCCGGCCTGGCTGCGGCTGCCGTCGGCGGGGTCGCCCTTGCCTTTTCCGCGGCTGGCTTCCCGTTTTGGATCACGGCTCTCTGGGTGCTCATCGGTTCGGCCGGAGCCGGCTGGGTGGAGCTCCGCAACGCGGCGCCCCTTCGCCAAAGCGCGACCCGCGCCATGTCCGTGGTGGAACGCCTTGCCGAGACCGGACCTGCTGCCATCGAAGCGGAAGAACTCGATGATCTCGGCGAATTCGGCGAAGCCCTGGGCCGCTTCATCGGCGGGCAGCGAACCCTGGATGCATCGGTGGAGCGTTTCCTTCAGACCCTTCAGGTCCTCCCCGCGCAGATTGCGGAGAGCAACCGCGAAGTGGATGAAAGTGGCGAGGCGATCAGCGAATCGGTCGAGGAAGCGGCTTCTCTCCTGGCGCATATCAACACCTCGATTCGAAGCATCAACGAGGAAGTGGACAGCTTGTCGCGCTCGGCGGAGGAAGCTTCGGCTTCGATCCTCGAGATGGGAAGCACCAACGAAGAGGTGGCGCGGATCGCCGGCTCCCTTCATCAGGCCGCTGATGCCTCGACGACCGGTGTCCATCAAATCAGCGCGAGCATCCGACAGGTGGCCGATAGTGCCGACACCGTGCAGTCGATGGCGGAAGACTCCGCTTCGGCCATGGTCGAGATGGATCGTGCCATCCAGGAAGTGTCGACCCACGTCGCCGACGCCGCGGAACTCACGGATCGTGTGAGCACGGGAGCCCAGGAAGGCAGCGCTGCCGTGACGGCAACGATCGATGGCATCGCCCAGATCCGCGATCAGACCCAGGGCGCCAAGGCCGTGCTCGAACGGTTGGCCTCGCGGATCGGTGAGATCGGTGAAATCGTCAACGTGATCGGTTCGATCAACGACGAGACCAACCTGCTCTCGCTGAACGCCGCCATCATTGCCGCCCAGGCGGGTGAGCAGGGCAAGGCATTTGCCGTCGTCGCCAACCACGTGAAGATCCTGGCCCAACGCACGGCGTCCAGTACCGGTGAGATCGAAGCCCTGATCAAGGCGGTGCAGGACGAATCCGGGAATGCGGTCGAAGCGATGGCGGTGGGCATCCGATCGGTCGAGACGGGCGTAGAACGTTCGCGAAAGGCGGGTGAGGATCTCTCTCGAATTCGGACTTCCGCGAAGGACGCGAGCGCGCGGGTTAGCGAGATTGCTCGGGCGACGACCGAGCAGAGCCGCAACTCGAAGCACGTCACCGAGGCCGTACAACGCACCTCCTCGATGGTGCAGCAGATTTCGACGGCGATGATCGAACAATCCGGTGCGGGCCAGACCCTGCTTCGCAATGCAGAGGAATCCTTGGAGCTATGCCGTCAGGTGCACCGCTCCACCGAGGAGCAGCGTGAATCGGGCCGCTTCATCACGGAAAGCATCAGCGCCATCGGCGAGATGATCCGTTCGATCCAACAGAACACCGAAGGGCATGGCGTTGCCAGCGGTTCCATGTCCGGCGCGGTCAATCAGATCCTCGAGGTGGCGCGGAAGCGCGGCACCGGCACCCAGGCCCTCCAGGAGCAGCTCGGGCGGCTCCACGCCGAGGCGCTCACGCTGGCCGACGCAACACGAGGCGAGAAGAGCTGAGGAACCGGCGGGCGGGCTTCAGCCCTGGCGCCGGGCTTCATGGGCGACGGCCAGGCCCGCGAGATACGGCAGGTCCTCGCCGAGAGCGCTGGCCTCGATGCGAAGCTGTTCGCCCACCGCGGGCCAGGTCCGTTCACGGACCTGCTCGCGAACCGGGACGAGGCAGAGATCCTCGCCTGCGGCCGTGACGATCGTGCCCAGCACTACGCATTCCGGCGCCAGTGTGAATGCCAGGTGGACGATTCCACGGGTCAGGTAGTCGTTGAAGCGCGCCATCTCGGAAAGCGCGAAAGCATCGCCCTCTCGGGCAGCTCGTACGAGATGCTCGGGCCGTGGGGAGCCGTCTGGCCCCGCCAACAGCGCGACGCGACTGGTTTGGGGCGTGATCCGCGCCAACCGCTCGGCCCACGCCGCTCCGCCGATATACGCTTCCAGGCAGCCGCGTTTACCGCAGTGACAGAGTTCGCCATCCCACTCGATCGGGATGTGCCCGACTTCCCCCGCGCTGCACGCCACGCCCCGATGAATCCTCCCGCCCAGGATGAGCCCAGCACCGACGCCGGTGGACATGGTGAGGTAGACCATGTGCTGGGTGCCCTGCCCGGCCCCGTAGTGCCATTCCGCCAGCGCCGCGGCGTTGGCGTCATTGTCGAGCTGGACCGGGCAGCCGAGCTCGGCCTGGAGCAATTCGCGCACCGGCGCATGGTCCCAATGGGGCAGATTGGGAGGCGTCAGGACCTCGCCCGCTTCCACGTCGACGGGGCCGGCCACGGAGACGCCGACGACCCCCAGATCCCGAGGCGAGGCGCCGTGCTCGGCCATGAGTTGCCGGAGATCTTCCGCCATTCGGCGCAGATCCGTTTCCACATCCTCCGAGGGCTCGGTCGGACGGCGGCTGCGGGCTGCGATGGCTGCGGCTGCCCCTCCGCCCGTGTCTTCCGCCAGGGCGTAGGCCGTCTTGGTGCCGCCTATGTCGATGCCTGCGAGCAGCATGGATTCTGGCCCTCCCTGGATGGAGGGCGCAGGCTAGCAGCCCACGCCGGCGACGCGGGCCAGATGGGCCCCAGCTCAAGTTCGCGCCGAGCGACGCCGATCCGGAAAAGACAAACGCGTGCCGCAAAGTGCGGCGTGATCTGCACCACAGAAAGCCCGCGACCCGGGGGAACCATGTCCAGCCTGATTCAGCGCTGCAGCCAACTCGGCTTCGCGGTCGCCCTTCTAGGAATACTCGGCGGCTGCGCCATCGATCTGAAGGATCCCTACAACGATCGTGCTCGTCTGCGGGAGACCCAGCGGGAATTCACTCAGTACATGCGTTGGGGGCTGATCGACAAGGCGGCCCAGTTCGTGGTCACGGAGCAGCGGGCCAAGTTCGAAACCCTTGCTCCGAGCCTGACCGAGCTGCGGCTGACCGACCACGAGACGCTGAGCGTCGAATCCGTGGACGAGAACCACGCCAAGGTTCTCGTGCGCTTCCGCGGCTATTCGATGAGTTCACCGATCGAGCGCACCATCGAGATCCTGCAGGACTGGAGCTTCGATGAGACCACCCGCGTCTGGATGGTCTCCCTCGAAGTCGATCTCCTGCGCAGGGCATTGGGAATCGCCTCACGGTGAGTGCTGAAGCTGTGGCATCGGGCGCAGCCAGGTCGGAGGTCGCTGAGCCGGAGACCCCTCCGGTAGAGCTCCCGGAGATTCTCGTCGTCGACGACGTACCGATGTTCGTCGAACTCGAATCCATGTTCCTTTCCAGTTGCGGGAGCATTCGGACGGCCAGTTGTGGCAGCGAAGCCCTGGAGGCCGTCGCCACCCGCCCGATCGACGTGGCCGTTCTGGACTTCCGTCTACTGGATACGACTGGCGACGCCTTGTGCCGCGAGCTGCGTGAACTCACAGGCGATGCCTCGCTCCCCGTCATCCTCGTCTCGAATGGAGACCCGGAAGAGCACGCGTTGGCCGTTCGTGCGGGCGCCAGCGATGTAATCAGCAAGCCCGTTTCCCGGACCGCCCTGGTGGATGCCGTCTCGCGAATGCTGGTACCCGGCGGCCCGCGCGGCCTACCGCGGATTCCGTGCGACACGCCTGCCCGCCTGCAGGGGGCCGAGCGGGAGATCGAGGGTCGCGTGGTGAACCTTTCCCGGGGTGGTCTCTTCGTCCATGCCGAATGGCTCCCGCCGCAAGGCGCCGAGTTCACGGTCGAGTTCACCCTGCCCGACGAGAACAAGCCCCTGGCTCCGACGGCCAAGGCGGTGTGGCGACAGCCGGGCCGTGCTCGCAGCGTTCAAGGTTTTGGGATGCGATTTCTCGAACTCGATGGCGCCACCTTGAACACGCTCGATGGCTACGTCCACGAGCGATATTCCCCGGGCACGGTCGACGCCTGGGCGGGAGCGGTTCGATGAGTTTCAAGGTCGGACTGCTGATGCTCGCTCTGCTGGTTCCCGCCAGCCTGGCGAGCGCCGGAACGTGGAGCGAGGACGATTCGGCCCGTTGGACCGAGATCCTCGACGAAGCCCACGCTTCCCTCCTTGCTGCGCGTTCGCGCGTTGCCAAGGCCGAATACGCGTACCAGGATTGGCGCCAACGTCACCGACCTCGCGGCGCAAAGAAGGGCGAGCTGGTCGCCGAGATCGATGAGGCCAAAGCCGCCCTCGAGGACGCCGAGGTTCGTTGGCCCGAGACGCTCGAGAAAGCTCGCACGGCCGGCGCACCTCCCGGCCTGCTACGCCGTTACGAAGCCCCCGCGAGCCCCTGACGAAGCTATCGACCTTCGAGGAGGTCGTCTTCCCGGACGAAATCGTTGGAGTTGATCTGCAGGTGGGGAGACGGGAACACGACCATCAGGACCTCGTCGCCCTGACGGACCACCGTACTCATCTGGGTGATGTTCTTGCCCTTGCGAACTGAGCGGACTTGCTCGACCACGATCGGCCCGTCCCCGGTTCCCGCAGCGGGAAGCTGAATCGTTGCACCGTCGACTTCGACCGTCGCCTGATAGCCCGGTGCGGATCCCGGTCCAGTTGCCGACGGATGGCCATTCCGCGCCGCTGCCGTTGCGAGCCGCTCCGCGTTGGAGAAGCTGATGATCTTCCGAAGGTGTTCGCTTCTCTCTTCCAGGCGCGCAATCTGCTCCTCGGCCGCCGCAAGGTGGGTTGGCGAGAGCCGGGAGTATTCTGAAAGCGGCTTGGTATCGACCACATCGGTCGCCTCGCGACGGGCTTCGGGAACCCGTTCAAGATCGTCCGTGAACGCCAGGCTTCCATCGGCCGCGGTGTAGCGATAGGCCGTCCCTGCACTCGCCGGCGCGGCCGCCAACGCTACGAGAGCGATCCCCAGACCGGTACGGATCCACACGTTTCTACTCAGCATGTCCAGCTTCTCCTGCATTTACCGTTAGTGGATAGTGCCTTTACGGTGACAAAAAGTGTCACTTTTTCGCACCCTTGGCACCCCACTCCACATGCAGTTTCGACGCAATGCGTGAGCAGCTACCCCATTTGACTCCCCGTGAATCCACGCCTAGTCTGCGCATCCCAGATTTGTTGCGGGGTGGAGCAGTCTGGTAGCTCGGCGGGCTCATAACCCGCAGGTCGCAGGTTCGAATCCTGTCCCCGCTACCATGTAGGCCCTCGGAATCGCACGCGGTTCCGGGGGCTCTTCGTTTCCAGGTACGGGGCGGGGACCGGAATCGAGACCGGATGCGCCAGGGGCCAGGGGCCTGGCGTGGTGGTGGGGACCGGAATCGCCGCCTCGCACCCGCCGTA contains:
- the tgt gene encoding tRNA guanosine(34) transglycosylase Tgt produces the protein MNPLPFELQGQDGNARTGRLTTPHGVIQTPAFMPVATYGAVRGVDAVDLENLGAEIALSNTYHLHERPGEAVIEGLGGLHGFTGWHRPWLTDSGGFQITSLSDRVKVDEDGVTFSSALDGTRRQLTPERVVEIQAALGSDIAMVLDECVPEAVADPARAASAQARSLRWAERARRSHVRKDQALFGIIQGGATAALRRESARETAALGFDGYAHGGLGLGETNDDRREAICEAQAELPDARPRYLMGLGKPEDLVRAIDCGVDLFDCVVPTRHARHGLLFTSQGQIVVRNARFARDESPPDPDCDCPTCAMHSRAFLRHLLRSGESLGARLASLHNLRFTLRLMERARDAIARGQFTALRDEIIALADLRLG
- a CDS encoding response regulator, whose amino-acid sequence is MSAEAVASGAARSEVAEPETPPVELPEILVVDDVPMFVELESMFLSSCGSIRTASCGSEALEAVATRPIDVAVLDFRLLDTTGDALCRELRELTGDASLPVILVSNGDPEEHALAVRAGASDVISKPVSRTALVDAVSRMLVPGGPRGLPRIPCDTPARLQGAEREIEGRVVNLSRGGLFVHAEWLPPQGAEFTVEFTLPDENKPLAPTAKAVWRQPGRARSVQGFGMRFLELDGATLNTLDGYVHERYSPGTVDAWAGAVR
- a CDS encoding ROK family protein, yielding MLLAGIDIGGTKTAYALAEDTGGGAAAAIAARSRRPTEPSEDVETDLRRMAEDLRQLMAEHGASPRDLGVVGVSVAGPVDVEAGEVLTPPNLPHWDHAPVRELLQAELGCPVQLDNDANAAALAEWHYGAGQGTQHMVYLTMSTGVGAGLILGGRIHRGVACSAGEVGHIPIEWDGELCHCGKRGCLEAYIGGAAWAERLARITPQTSRVALLAGPDGSPRPEHLVRAAREGDAFALSEMARFNDYLTRGIVHLAFTLAPECVVLGTIVTAAGEDLCLVPVREQVRERTWPAVGEQLRIEASALGEDLPYLAGLAVAHEARRQG
- the queA gene encoding tRNA preQ1(34) S-adenosylmethionine ribosyltransferase-isomerase QueA: MRDDASEEAVNSTIDDEFDYELPEACIAQIAAEPRDAARLLGLERKSGELRHGLVSDLPNWLRAGDLLVGNATRVEPARMRGHKASGGAAEALLLGAAEGDGYRALVRCSGRLRVGLELVFERDDRTCTARVESVGERGEAVLTFELAEGENPYGFGETPLPPYIRRATADARDPARYQTVYARSPGSVAAPTAGLHLTRDLLARLGEADVAWAEVILHVGPGTFRPISPESLETGELHAEPYELPDATARAIEATRRRGGRVIAVGTTSCRVLESCGREDGCVDAGRGETRLFLRPGSRFRIVDGLLTNFHLPRSSLLLLVAAFAGRDHVLRAYAEAIEAGYRFYSYGDAMLIQ